The following proteins come from a genomic window of Nicotiana tomentosiformis chromosome 12, ASM39032v3, whole genome shotgun sequence:
- the LOC104098422 gene encoding serine/threonine-protein kinase Aurora-2, which translates to MLHKYDRYKGSQEREIYTSIQKFTFLTTPQLLHRSRGDMAIAAETQPQQHKGSSEGAVVDNKRWTVNDFDIGKPLGRGKFGHVYLAREKRSNHIVALKVLFKSQLKQSQVEHQLRREVEIQSHLRHPNILRLYGYFYDQKRVYLILEYAAKGELYKELQKCKYFSERRAATYVASLARALIYCHGKHVIHRDIKPENLLVGAQGELKIADFGWSVHTFDRRRTMCGTLDYLPPEMVESVEHDANVDIWSLGILCYEFLYGVPPFEAKEHSDTYRRIVQVDLKFPSRPVVSSAARDLISQMLVKDSSQRLALKKLLEHPWIVQNADPSGVYRG; encoded by the exons ATGTTGCACAAATATGACCGTTACAAAGGAAGCCAGGAGAGAGAGATATATACTTCTATTCAAAAATTTACATTTTTAACGACTCCACAATTGCTACACC GCAGCAGAGGGGACATGGCGATTGCAGCGGAGACTCAGCCACAGCAACACAAG GGTTCTTCCGAGGGCGCAGTGGTGGATAACAAGAGATGGACTGTCAATGATTTTGACATTGGAAAACCTCTTGGAAGAGGAAAATTTGGTCATGTATATTTAGCTAGAGAGAAAAGG AGCAATCATATTGTTGCATTAAAGGTGCTATTCAAGAGCCAGCTGAAGCAGTCCCAAGTGGAGCACCAGCTTCGTCGTGAGGTTGAAATACAAAGCCACCTTCGACATCCAAATATCCTGAGACTTTATGGTTACTTTTATGATCAG AAACGGGTTTATTTGATTTTGGAATATGCTGCCAAGGGTGAACTCTACAAGGAGCTGCAGAAATGCAAATACTTTAGTGAAAGGCGTGCTGCAACT TATGTTGCATCACTCGCACGAGCCCTCATATACTGTCACGGGAAGCATGTAATACATAGAGATATTAAGCCAGAGAACCTTTTGGTTGGTGCACAG GGTGAACTCAAAATTGCAGACTTTGGTTGGTCAGTACACACCTTCGATCGCAGACGAACTATGTGTGGCACTCTAGACTATTTGCCACCTGAGATGG TGGAAAGTGTGGAGCATGATGCAAATGTGGACATTTGGAGCCTTGGTATCCTTTGCTATGAATTTCTATATGGGGTGCCTCCATTTGAAGCAAAGGAACACTCAGATACATATAGAAG GATTGTGCAAGTGGATCTAAAATTTCCTTCCAGACCGGTAGTCTCATCAGCTGCAAGGGATCTTATTAGTCAG ATGCTAGTCAAGGATTCTTCCCAACGTCTGGCCCTGAAAAAGTTACTCGAGCATCCTTGGATTGTGCAGAATGCAGATCCTTCTGGTGTTTATAGGGGTTGA